One part of the Sebaldella sp. S0638 genome encodes these proteins:
- a CDS encoding LacI family DNA-binding transcriptional regulator, with product MKITDIAKLSGVSKATVSRVLNNSPDVKEETREKIMKIIEKNNYYPNAIARNLSKRENNSIGVIIPDISNPFFAKIVDKISIEAEKKGLNVLLCNSGEEFKNQEKFIKTLIEQRIKGIILIATRETYPRSDFLKEYMKEIPVIILDRGLKIDLPSVLMPNFELAYNATKLFIESGHKEIAIITGPLTEKTSTDRLEGYKKALLDNKLKVKKENIFYGDFNVESGYKMTKEILKNTDITGVFVSNNLMTIGLLKAVRESGHRIPDDISVFSFEEIEWGEYFGLEISAYKIPFELMGQKAVEILFRKIEDKNFNQKIEVDLERATNQKLSIKNLSGKEAGKK from the coding sequence ATGAAAATAACAGACATAGCAAAGTTATCGGGAGTATCAAAAGCAACAGTATCAAGGGTATTAAACAACAGCCCTGACGTAAAGGAAGAAACACGCGAAAAGATAATGAAAATTATTGAGAAGAATAATTATTACCCTAATGCAATAGCAAGAAATCTCTCAAAAAGGGAAAATAACTCTATAGGTGTTATTATTCCTGATATAAGCAACCCGTTTTTCGCAAAAATAGTAGATAAAATATCAATCGAAGCAGAAAAAAAAGGTCTGAATGTACTGCTATGCAACTCAGGAGAGGAATTTAAAAATCAGGAAAAATTTATAAAAACACTGATTGAGCAGAGAATTAAAGGAATTATACTAATTGCAACAAGGGAGACTTATCCCAGAAGTGATTTTTTGAAAGAATATATGAAAGAAATTCCTGTTATTATACTGGACAGAGGGCTTAAAATAGATCTTCCCAGTGTCTTAATGCCGAATTTTGAGCTGGCATATAATGCGACGAAACTTTTTATAGAAAGCGGACATAAAGAAATAGCCATAATCACAGGGCCGTTAACAGAAAAGACATCCACTGACAGACTGGAAGGGTATAAAAAGGCACTTCTTGACAACAAACTGAAAGTAAAGAAAGAAAATATATTTTATGGTGACTTTAACGTGGAAAGCGGCTATAAGATGACAAAAGAAATACTAAAAAATACAGACATAACAGGTGTATTCGTATCAAATAACCTTATGACAATAGGACTTTTGAAAGCTGTGCGTGAATCAGGACACAGAATACCTGATGATATAAGCGTGTTTTCATTTGAGGAAATAGAATGGGGAGAATACTTCGGACTTGAAATTTCTGCATATAAAATACCGTTTGAGCTTATGGGGCAGAAAGCGGTAGAAATACTTTTCAGAAAAATAGAGGACAAAAATTTTAACCAGAAAATAGAGGTGGATTTAGAAAGGGCTACAAATCAAAAGTTGAGTATAAAGAATCTTAGTGGGAAGGAGGCTGGAAAAAAGTGA